One Ranitomeya variabilis isolate aRanVar5 chromosome 4, aRanVar5.hap1, whole genome shotgun sequence genomic window, ctgtatgtaggggagacgggGCAAAAacggagaacaaggataaattctcactgccacacaataagagaaaaaagaatggatctacctttggccaaacatttttgtatgcctgatcatagcaccatggacctgaaattacttgtattgaaaggtaagttcaaatctcagagagacaggagaatctgggagtataaacttatgacgacctttgacactcttcgtgcaggaatgaatgtgccgcatggatttatgtctttttacatcaattaaggaatttgctcctcagaccttgtgggggcatcataacatagtaccagaccccaatcagaggacaataaaacattcactccttatctatgaactgttccaatatttatggacacagctgtttatcactctcccataatgacagctctgttctgtgttgtgtataaatgtgattcttcagatgttatattagtctttgcctgatgaagaggcctaaggtagtctcgaaagcttgcaatttgttatcatcttttcagttagccattaaaaggtatcaaccactgaggactcaattccaaatattattccatcttctggctaacacggtaccaagatctatatctttcctgtatcaaaaaagAAATAGGATTTCATAAAGGCTTTATGTGGATTGCTGTGCGGAATATGTAACCAAATCAGCCTTAAATAAAAACGAACGcaaataaagtaaaaataacaggtgaacccttaaaaaattccatcagaccagattatattaaataaaatatatttttttattaaaaataaattgcaatcacaaaaaacatcaccaaaacgtatggaaatttttattattactaaaattgtataatctacaacagatattatttattaagaatataaaacatacaactatagataatatgtatctcctccaatcgaggtttacttagggatagataaaaaaaatatatatataaaaatcccgtatgtgcaagacagggcaagtccaaactgatcagtataataaacataaaaatatatataatgcagcaaataataatttaataatataatatgtgataaaaatcagtcaaataaatttgtgaataatatgtgtatatccatatatacacacacacacctattgtgtgcagcaaaataaatcaattcataataaagtgcaatagtgcaataaaaaataaattgcatacaaaacaaccagtgtgtccacaaaagttgtgagccaaaaacaaaaaacaaataattatatattacccagtaaaagcgctgccaaatgtgccgaaatatattatgaatactgaccagttaggagtaccactgccctgcacacaccactccaacgctgtttcgctcactgcttcatcagggagtcaAAAATAACAGGTGGGCagatcaaacaaaaaaaaacaaaaaaaaacatgttccCGTCCTTCTCCCGTTATTACAGATGACTATCCCTATGCCTATAGTTCCACATCTACTTATCACACGTCCTAGAGGCAGGGGGTAATAAATGCCTCTGGAGACATCTGTATGACATGATGGCTAGATTTTACCTTTTAGGTTATAGATGAATGAAGGAGGATATAATATTCCGCCCCTTTGCTTTTTCTAGcacaaaaaaagaaataataaaaagtgGAATGTACCACGGGCTAAACAGAGAACGGAGATTACGGAGGTCTGCATTTCTCACATAACCACGGAACAACATGACACGCTCACGTCATCTGCAAACACCACTATATGTCGGCTTGGCACGGTTGGGAGGGCACGGCGTGGACAGATGATCCGATAAGACTGCCAGCCTCAGATGTCTGTGCCCGTGCTATATAAACTCAGGAATCAAACCCTCTGATGAAAAGATAAGGGCAACGCTGACCACAGTTAACCTGTTCACGGCCGACCACACAGGCTGCAGCGGAATCATCCTCTCAGCAGGGGAAGAGTTAACGCTGTGATTTATTACAGCCGCCCACTGGAGTGCAAGTGAGAAGAGAACAAACAGAGATACGTGTCATGACAAGAATGAATTGAAGTCATTGCTGTGTGTTTCCCACAGCTCCTATAACGTGCTACTGAGCAATAAAACACTTCAGGGAGACTGCGCCTCCTTCTCATTGGAAGAAAGTGACATCTTCCAGTACCCAACGCCATGGACCTCCATAGGACACTGCAGTGCACGGCCCTGCTCTTGCGTCTTGCCATGACGGCTAATGATAAAAGGCTCCAGGGACTCAATGTCACAGACAATCAATACTGGAGAACGGCCCCCCTCCATTAGAGCTACTGAACTGCAGCCCTCATAATGTTAAAGGGGCATAAAACAGTAGCTAATAGGAGTCTATAATATTCTGTCATCAGCCCAGGCTCCTCTCCTGTATAATGTCCTATAAAATAGGAGTTAAAAGACAACGCCATCAATAAAGGTCCCCAGAAGACCGAGACATCCATGGGGCCACAAGTAGTGATCCCGGCATCAAACATATTAAAAACAGGAAACTATTGTTAGTGCTGCAAGGGACAGGCACTCAGAAAAGAGGGGCATAATTGGGATAGTCACGTACAGAAGTAAGGAGCATAGGTGGGATCGCCACATACAGAAAAGAGGGGCTTAAGTGGGATAGCCACGTACAGAAAAGAGGGGCATAGGTGAGATCATCATGTATAGAAGAGAGGGGCATAGGTGGGATCATCATGTATAGAAGAGAGGCATAGGTGGGATCATCATGTATAGAAGAGAGGGGCATAGGTGGGATCATCATGTATCGAAGAGAGGGGCATAGGTGGGATTGCTACGTATAGAAGAAAGGAGCATAGGCGGGATGCCAAGTACAGAAGGAAGGGGCATAGGTAGGATCACTACTTACAGAAGGAAGGGGCATAGGTGGGATCACTAGTTACAGAAAAAAGGGGCATAGGTGGGATCACTACTTACAGAAGGAAGGGGCATAGGTGGGATCACTACTTACAGAAGGAAGGGGCATAGGTGGGATCACTACTTACAGAAGGAAGGGGCATAGGTGGGATTGCCATAGATACAGTGGGTgcggtaagtattcagacccctttaaatttttcactctgtttgcagccatttggtaaattcaaaacagatcatttttttcacattaatgtacactctgcaccccatcctgaaacaaatgtagaaatttttgcaaatttaataaaaaagaaaaactgaaatatcaaatggtcataagtattcagaccctttgctcagacactcatatttaagtcacaagctgtccatgtccttgtgatcctccttgagatggttctactccttcattaggctatgttcacactttgcgttttttgctgcggatccgcagcagttttgacgctgcggatccgcagcagttttccatgcagggtacagtacaatgttaccgtatggaaaacaaaaaccgctgtgcccacattgcagaaaatcccggaaaaaaacgcgcggaattgctgcggaaaaaaaggagcatgtcacttctttctgcggattccgcagcggttttcaacatgcaccaataggaaagtgctgttgaaaacccgcagaggaatccgcagaagaaaccgcaggaaaatccgcagtgaaaaccgcagtggttttgcactgcggtttttcaaaatccgctgcggaaaaatccgcagcaaaatctgcaaagtgtgaacaagcccttagagtccagctgtgtttgtttaaactgataggacttgattaggaaaggcacacacctgtctatataagggtaccgtcacacagtaccattttcatcgctacgacggcacgatccgtgacgtcgcagcgtcgtacgattatcgctccagcgtcgtagactgcggtcacactttgcaatcacggcgctggagcgatgccgaagtccccgggtaaccagggtaaacatcgggtaactaagcgcagggccgcgcttagtaacccgatgtttaccctggttaccagcgtaaacgtaaaaaaaacaaacagtacatacttacattccggtgtctgtcccccggcgctgtgcttctctgcactgtgtaagcaccatagccggaaagcagagcggtgacgtcagacgtcaccgctgtgcccgctttccggccggcaggcgctcacagtgcagagaagctgagacgccaggggacagacaccggaatgtgagtatgtactgtttggtttttttacgtttacgctggtaaccaaggtaaacatcgggttactaagcgtggccctgcgcttagttacccgatgtttaccctggttacaagcgaacacatcgctggatcgctgtcacacacaatgatccagcgatgtcagcgggtgatcaagcgacgaaagaaagttccatacgatctgctacgacgtacgattctcagcagggtccctgatcgctgctgcgtgtcagacactgcgatatcgtaacgatatcgctagaacgtcacgaatcgtaccgtcgtagcgatcaaaatggcactgtgtgacggtaccctaagacctcacagctcacagtgcatgtcagaccaaatgagaatcatgaggtcaaaggaactggccaaggagctcagagacagaattgtggccaaggcacagatctggcaaaggttacaacagaatttctgcagtactcaaggttcctaagagcacagtggcctccataatccttaaattgaagaagtttcagagcaccagaagtcttcctagacctggccgtccagccaaaccgaGCAATCgtcggagaagagccttggtgagagaggtaaataagaaccccaagatcactgtggctgagctccagagatgcagtagggagatgggagaaagttccacaaagtcaactatcactgcagctctccaccagtcgggccttcatggcagagtggcccaacggaagcctctccttagtgcaagacatatgaaagcccatatagagtttgctaaaaaaaacacatgaaggactcccagattatgagaaataagattctctggtctggtgaGACAAAAATAGACCTTTTGGGTGAGAACTCTAAGCGGTATGTGCtgagaaaaccaggtactgctcatcacctgcccaatacaatcccaacagtgaaacatggtggtggcagcatcatgttatggtggtgtttttcagctgcaggggacAGGACgaatggttgtcattgaaggaaacatgaatgcggccaagtacagagatatcctggatgaaaatctcttccagagtgctctggacctcagacttagccgaaggttcaccttccaacaagacaatgaccctaagcacacagctaaaataacaaaggagtggcttcagaacaactctgaccatcCTTGATaaaagagccctgacctaaacccaattgagcatctctggagagacctgaaaatggctgtccaccaacgttccccatccaacctgatggaactggagaggatctgcgagGAAGTATGGCAGAGgaaccccaaatccaggtgtgaaaaacttgttgcatcattcccaagaagactcatggctgttctaGCTCAACAGGTGCgcctactacatttctgtttttgttcagtcaagatggggtgcagagtgcatattaacgagaaaaaaatgaacttagttgaatttaccaaatggctgcaatgaaacaaagagtgaaaaatgtaaaggggtctgaatcggGTCTGTGTGGAATCGCCATGTACAGAAGAGAAGGGCATAGGTAGGATGGCAGATCACAGAAGAGAAGGTAATAAGATGAGCTACAAATGAGGAGGGCCTAGGTGGGAAGGCTACGTACAGAATAGAGGGGCAAAGATGGGAAAGCCACATACAGATGAGCGGGGCCCTAAGTGGGAAGGTGATGTAAAGAAGAGGGGCATAGGTTGGAAAATCACATACAGAGAGGGGCATAGATGGAAAGGCCACGTACACAAGAGAGGGGCGTAAGTGGGATAGGCAATTTAAGAGTCTGTAAGATAGTAAGATAGGTAATTTTGCCCTCCAGCTTCCCGTTAAGCAAACTGTCATGGGAGGTGTAATGCACAGGCTGATGGATTATGAAGTTTGCTCCTATTTTTCTGGATCACTGCGACACCCGCCTACATGTATCTCAGGGATTCACTCGAGGGCATAAAACTGAACTGGTTTTATATAGAGAACATGAAAACATTTAAGTTATCTGCACAACACACTCCAAATGAAGCAGCATGTCCCCGAGGCTCGCCGCCAGTCCATCCACAGCAATTTCACATACTGCAGACTCCAAACTACAAGATTTATGCAGCCGACCAGATGAGGCCCTGTAACACGCTGAATAATCAGGAGCCTCTCCACATCAGGTAGTGGTTATGGCAAATTATTGAACTTTCATTTAAATACTGAACAGTGGTCACTGAATCCTCCAAGGGCAAAACCGCCGATATTGTGCGGGCCGCAGCTGTCCAGCAGATCCTCTGTAAGAGGGGTTTAAAATGCCTCATTACCTTTCTTATTTAGAGTCTCGGCTCTATGCATAGGCGCCTGGAAAGCACCAGCTCAAATGTGAGCAGAACTGACAAGCTCGGCCCCTGGTAGCCTGCCATCCGTCACAGCGGAACATCATTATGTGTAACCAGAGCAGAAGCAGTGGGCATTCATCccgcagtcaaacatggcagacagATAGGGGAACATTATATAGGACCCTATATATGTAcgcacacaaaaattatttttttggacaACTACACCCCTGCTCATTAAGACCCAGTTTGAATTCAATGGACAGCGTGTAATCCTTAATTTCTCCCGAGCTGGAGCAGAGGGGATATTTTATAATTTACTGCTAAGTTCCACCATAGACTGGTTGTTGGGAAGGGGGGGGGTCCCCTGTAATATGATTATTCACGGTGGATCCTTGAAATAATGAAGTATTACCTAGATCAGATATATTCGCACATTTAGCCTCAAGACCATAAGACCAGCGACAATGTCAAATAAAGGTGGTCAAACATCTTTGGACAGCTACCGTCCGAACACCTATACTTGTGCAGGCTCTCAATGGAGAGGGGGAAGTAAGACGCTGCCAGAGATGTCTGAAAAAAGATCAGGTATGCTGATTTAACACTCCCAGCCCCCATGTGTTTGCAGACAgaacagaggggagaggatcctgctGCAGCCTGATGCAAAACGGTGAGAAGAGAAAAATGGCCAAGATGTACTATTCATGTTTTAAtaccaaaagaaaagaaaagatgAAAAGGCAAAATTAAACAAATAAAGTGATGTGAATATTCAAACATGACTGGAACACATCTACATTAAATGTTGCCCCGTATTTTGTGTAATGCACCCCCTGTCTTGCTTGAGTAGCAACTGGATGATCCTAAACAGCCAGTTAAACACGACTGTATAATTGTAATGTGGTGTAATTAAGGGCTCTTCCTCTTCTAGCTCCATTAGTGACACATTGCAGAAACTCCATCTTATTAGCACCTTGACGGCATTTAGCACCCAAATCACACAACCGCCACCAGGAGAGAAAGGAGGTGGAGGATGCGCCCGTCACGGTGTTACACAAACCTACACCAACAAGACCAACTGCTGCTAGGAAAAGCACAGAGAAGACCGCGTTTGCACCCTGAGATCAATGTTTGGCGAGCAAGCAGCCTGACCCTGCAGGGTAATGAGCATGTAAGCAAGCAGCCTGACCCTGCAGAGCAATGAGCACGTAAGCAGCCTGACCCTGCAGGGCAATGAGCACGTAAGCAAGCAGCCTGACCCTGCAGGGCAATGAGCATCTAAGCAAGCAGCCTGACACTGCAGGGCAATGAACATATAAACAAGCAGCCTGACCCTGCAGGGCAATGAGCATGAATAGGAATCAAAACATGCACGACCTGCACCTCAGATAACAGTAAGAGTGGTGCAGAAATAAATAACAAAAGGTGCCTAAATAGAACTGAGATCATATAAAAATAGAACACCACCAAAGAATAATAACCaattaaattttattaaacaatGACCAAACAAACAACATAGATACAAAGTAAAATAGGGAGATGACAAGGTGAACCACAGGCAGGTGGCACCACAGAAAAGCAGAACCCAGTCAGGTAAAACCAAAGTTAGTGCTACTACTCAGCAACTATCCATATATAATCACAAAAGGTGCAAGCGTGCAAGGAGGGCTGTAAACCACCCCTAAAAAATGAGAGTAACAGAAAGCCAATACGGTCAGAGGTAAAACATATATAATACCTGCTAGGGCGCTGAAGAACTGCGGTGCCAcctgtcccctacgcgcgtttcggcgctatgagccttcttccgggggatggcatccTAAGTGCTATTACTCCTTTTAAAGGAGAACTTGCCCAGTATTATTAGGAACAGCTGATACGGAGCACCGCGTGTGGCGGCGCATGTGAGCGCCGACATAACCGGAAGTGGGCGCCGGCGAGGACGTCACCAGGCGAGTCATCCCCTCGCGAGGCCACGCCCACCAAAGTGAACGGAGCCCAGCGAGCCGGACAAATCACACGGAACCGACGCCGTCACAGGCGCCCAACGACCAGAAGCAAGCGCACATGCGCACAGCGGTAGCTGCCAAAGGACACAACCAAATAGCATACAAGTAAATGTGCATAAGTGATAAAACATATATTGCTAGAAGAATAAATAGTGAATGTATAAATAGCATAATAATCATTCTAAAACGAGGCATTGTatataaaaagaggaaaaaaaaaaaaaaaaaaaaggatgcttACATAGTGCATATAATCGATATACAGTGACATACAAAAAAGGTAATCAAACAAATATAAAAAGTGATATTAATATATACATCTAAAATACAGCATACAATAAGAACAATTGATACATAAGACGATAGTGGAAATGTGTAAAATTCTAATCCATATTGTGTCCATGAGCATAAATGGAAATGGGCTCCTATAAAGCTGAATAAGGGCAAGTAATCATACctaactgaaaaaaacaaaaagaaaaaaaaggatgtTAAAATATAAAATGATGCCAATAAAAACATAAAACAGCAAGAGGTTCAGGGAGTtttcaaaaatggaacaaaacttaACACTTCATTTAACCCTTGTGGTTGTAGGGAGCGGAGTTTCCAAATCCAAAATGTCTCCCTCTGGAATAGGAGGCGGCTGGCATTACCCCCACGGAGACCCAAAACAATGCGATCAATTCCCACCACCCGAAGACCAGACGGATCACACAAATGAAATTTCTTAAAATGGCGTGGCAGGGTTTTTAGAGCATCCATATTATCTTCCTCAGCAGCAGCCTGAATGTCACGAACATGCTCCCTAGTTCTAACCTTAAGAGCTCGTGTGGTAAGGCCCACATATATCTTGCCACACGGGCAGGAGGCATGATACACCACATTTGTGGTTGTACACGTGATAGTCTGTGTGATTTTGAACGAACGGCCATCAGAGGATAGAAAATCTTGGGCTGATACTATGTTTGGGCATGCCACACACCTACCACACGGAGTACATCCCCAAGTATTTGCCCGAGTGGGGAAGCCTGGAAAAATGGGAGGCGGAGGAGAAGGTACCAAATAACTTCTCACAAGGTGATCCCCCAAGTTTTGTGACCTACGTGCCGTAATGGAGGGTTTATTTGGTAAGTATTGTTTAAGAACAGGGTCTACCAAAAGGATCGGCCAGTATTTGGAAATTATATCCGACATTCTTTTCCACTGGGAATGATACTGTGTGACTAATCTCACCTGTGTATCTGGTTTATCAGTTCTCGGAGAGTAGAGAAGTTGGTGTCTGCCAGTATTACGGGCACGATTATATGCTTTCTTAAGGCACCTCCTACTATATCCCCTTTCTCGGAAACGGTTCATCATTTCACTAGCCCTCAATTCAAAATCCTCAGTGCTGGTGCAGATCCttttgattctgaggaactggcctACAGGGACAGAGTTAATCACATGAGGGGGGTGGGAGGATGCTGCATGTAACA contains:
- the LOC143764461 gene encoding uncharacterized protein LOC143764461; translated protein: MLVLTWGELLKILQRAVDFGIISIQVRDILLIKDPRVPTLYLLPKVHKDVGNPPGQFLRIKRICTSTEDFELRASEMMNRFRERGYSRRCLKKAYNRARNTGRHQLLYSPRTDKPDTQLGMITCPYSAL